One genomic region from Stackebrandtia nassauensis DSM 44728 encodes:
- a CDS encoding CASTOR/POLLUX-related putative ion channel, translating into MSKPTFRQRARYWFDNTMSKGTKALISWLTIITLVVVAIGAGLAVLASLIDPKAEDEGFAANLWTAFIHVIDPGTITGDTSTPLFIGMMLVITIGGLVIISSLVGILTTGLDAKLEELRKGRSLVVESGHTVVLGWSDQVFTVISELVEANESEKRACIAILADRDKVEMEDEIRAKLSDLKTTKVVCRTGDPADPDDIAIVNPEQAKGIVLLTSNEEDPDAQLVRSLLAVTEGGQKTDGPHVVGAVTDSRNLPAARLAGGPRAQVVDGDDIMARLMVQTCRQSGLSVVYTDLLDFGGDEMYMVEEPRLVGCTVQQVVHAYRVSSFMGIYNPNTGSRINPPSSTVVNPGDRLIMLSEDDSTIVLDGAQPYIEEKAIVARGEHGSRPERTLILGWNARTPTVLEQLDAYVSRGSTTDVVSDHGDMSTQLRRLGPQMKVQSVNFKEDDTTSRALLESLNVASYDHVIVLCRDDVPAQLADSKTLVTLLHLRDMAEKSGQRYKVVSEMADDRNRGLAQVTQADDFIVSEKLISLMLTQTAENPHLSQVFNDLFDPDGSEIYLKPCEYYVRPGMPLNFYTVAESARRRGETAIGYRQAALSSQAPTFGVVLNPDKAAGFTMQAGDKVIVLAED; encoded by the coding sequence ATGTCAAAGCCCACTTTCCGCCAGCGTGCGCGCTATTGGTTCGACAACACCATGTCCAAGGGCACCAAAGCCCTGATCAGCTGGCTGACCATCATCACCCTGGTCGTCGTGGCCATCGGTGCCGGTCTCGCCGTGCTGGCCTCGCTGATCGACCCCAAGGCCGAAGACGAAGGGTTCGCCGCCAACCTGTGGACGGCGTTCATCCACGTCATCGACCCGGGAACCATCACCGGTGACACCTCTACTCCGCTGTTCATCGGCATGATGCTGGTGATCACCATCGGCGGTCTGGTCATCATCTCGTCCCTTGTGGGTATTCTGACCACCGGTCTGGACGCCAAGCTGGAGGAACTGCGCAAGGGCCGCTCACTGGTCGTCGAGAGCGGCCACACCGTCGTCCTGGGCTGGTCGGACCAGGTCTTCACCGTCATCTCCGAACTGGTGGAGGCCAACGAGAGCGAGAAACGCGCCTGCATCGCCATCCTGGCCGACCGCGACAAGGTCGAGATGGAGGACGAGATCCGGGCCAAACTCTCCGACCTGAAGACCACGAAGGTCGTGTGCCGCACCGGCGACCCGGCCGACCCCGACGACATCGCCATCGTCAACCCCGAGCAGGCCAAGGGCATCGTCCTGCTCACCTCCAACGAGGAGGACCCGGACGCCCAGCTGGTGCGCAGCCTGCTCGCCGTCACCGAGGGCGGGCAGAAGACCGACGGACCGCACGTGGTGGGAGCGGTCACCGACAGTCGCAACCTGCCCGCGGCCCGGCTGGCCGGTGGGCCCCGCGCCCAGGTCGTCGACGGCGACGACATCATGGCGCGGCTGATGGTGCAGACCTGTCGGCAGTCGGGACTGTCGGTCGTCTACACCGACCTGCTGGACTTCGGCGGCGACGAGATGTACATGGTCGAGGAGCCGCGGCTGGTGGGCTGCACGGTGCAGCAGGTGGTGCACGCGTACCGCGTCTCAAGCTTCATGGGCATCTACAACCCCAACACCGGCAGCCGCATCAACCCGCCGTCCTCGACCGTCGTCAACCCGGGCGACCGGCTCATCATGCTGTCCGAGGACGACAGCACCATCGTGCTGGACGGCGCGCAGCCGTACATCGAGGAGAAGGCCATCGTGGCGCGCGGCGAGCACGGCTCCCGTCCCGAACGCACCCTCATCCTCGGCTGGAACGCCCGCACCCCAACGGTTCTGGAACAGCTCGACGCCTACGTGTCCCGAGGCTCCACCACCGACGTCGTCTCCGACCACGGCGACATGTCCACCCAGCTGCGTCGCCTCGGGCCGCAGATGAAGGTGCAGTCGGTGAACTTCAAGGAGGACGACACCACCAGCCGCGCGCTGCTGGAGTCGCTCAACGTCGCCAGCTACGACCACGTCATCGTGTTGTGCCGCGACGACGTACCGGCGCAGTTGGCCGACTCCAAGACCCTCGTGACGCTGCTTCACCTGCGCGACATGGCCGAGAAGTCCGGCCAGCGCTACAAGGTGGTCAGCGAGATGGCCGACGACCGCAACCGGGGCCTGGCCCAGGTGACCCAGGCCGACGACTTCATCGTCAGCGAGAAGCTGATCAGCCTGATGCTGACCCAGACCGCCGAGAACCCGCACCTGTCGCAGGTCTTCAACGACCTGTTCGACCCGGACGGCAGCGAGATCTACCTGAAGCCGTGCGAGTACTACGTCCGGCCGGGCATGCCGCTCAACTTCTACACGGTGGCCGAGAGCGCCAGGCGTCGCGGCGAGACGGCCATCGGCTACCGGCAGGCGGCACTGTCCAGCCAGGCGCCCACCTTCGGTGTCGTCCTCAACCCGGACAAGGCGGCCGGTTTCACGATGCAGGCCGGCGACAAGGTGATCGTGCTGGCCGAGGACTGA
- a CDS encoding RNA polymerase sigma-70 factor, with protein MTAGRAETGPDAATDAFVAHRNLLFTVAYELLGSAVDAEDVLQETWLRWADVDLDTVRDHRAYLVRIATRQALNRLRTLSRRKESYVGPWLPEPLLTTPDVAEDVELADSLSTAMLLVLETLTPTERAVFVLRDVFALDYDEIAEAVDKTPAAVRKVAHRARSHVAARRPRGEVSPAQSRAALEAFRSAVATGDLQGLVDILAPDMVMLSDGGGIVTALPNPIVGADKVLRLFAASLDTFLRGATLEPVRVNGFPALLMRVCGKLDGVLTLRLDDGLVSGLYYVRNPEKLSRVR; from the coding sequence ATGACCGCAGGCCGCGCGGAGACCGGTCCCGACGCCGCCACCGATGCGTTCGTGGCGCACCGGAACCTGCTGTTCACGGTGGCCTACGAGCTGCTGGGCTCCGCCGTCGACGCCGAGGACGTGCTCCAGGAGACCTGGCTGCGGTGGGCGGACGTCGACCTCGACACCGTGCGCGACCACCGCGCCTACCTGGTCCGCATCGCCACCCGCCAGGCCCTCAACCGGCTGCGCACCCTCAGCCGCCGCAAGGAGTCCTACGTCGGGCCGTGGCTGCCCGAGCCGCTGCTGACGACACCGGACGTCGCCGAGGACGTCGAACTGGCCGACAGCCTCTCGACGGCGATGCTGCTGGTCCTGGAAACCCTCACCCCCACCGAGAGGGCGGTCTTCGTGCTGCGGGACGTGTTCGCCCTCGACTACGACGAGATCGCCGAGGCCGTCGACAAGACCCCCGCGGCGGTCCGCAAGGTCGCCCACCGCGCCCGCTCCCACGTCGCCGCCCGCCGCCCCCGGGGCGAGGTGTCGCCCGCCCAGTCCCGGGCGGCGCTGGAGGCGTTCCGCAGCGCCGTGGCCACCGGCGACCTCCAGGGCCTGGTCGACATCCTGGCCCCGGACATGGTCATGCTCAGCGACGGCGGCGGCATCGTCACGGCCCTGCCCAACCCGATCGTCGGCGCCGACAAGGTGCTGCGGCTGTTCGCCGCCTCGCTCGACACCTTCCTGCGGGGCGCGACGCTGGAACCGGTGCGGGTCAACGGTTTCCCGGCACTGTTGATGCGGGTCTGCGGGAAACTCGACGGCGTCCTGACACTGCGGCTCGACGACGGTCTGGTCTCGGGCCTGTACTACGTCCGCAATCCTGAGAAACTTTCCCGGGTTCGCTGA